In Buchnera aphidicola (Hyadaphis tataricae), the genomic stretch GGTTTTGATGTTACTAATGCTGAAAATGTTATTTCTTTTTTAAAAAAATATAATTTAAATTTTACTGTTAAAGAAATAACTAGTCTTAAAGGTTTTTGTAAATTAAGACGTGTGTTAAATATAGTATCTAACGAATATATTAATAGTAGAATTCGTCGTTTTCAATCTTTTGGAGATTTTAGTATTGTACCTGGTCCTCATTTTGGACTAGGATTTACGGAATATGCTACCTGGACTTCTCCAATTAGAAAATATAGTGATATGATTAATCATCGTTTATTAAAATCTATTATAAATAAAGAACAAGCAATATTACTTAATGAAGATATTAAATTCAAAATTAGTGAACAAAAAAAACGTAATAGAATAGCTGAAAGAGATGTTTCAGATTGGCTTTATACTATGTATTTACAACAAAAAGAACATCGATATAAAACATTTCAAGCTGAAATTACTGACATTTCAAGAAATGGAATTAGAGCTAGATTAATAGAAAATGGCGCTAACGTTTTTATTCCTGGTGTTTTATTACATAAAAATAGAGACGAATTACTTTTTAATAAAGACATGGGAACGGTTTTTATTAATGGTATTATGCAATACAAAGTGTCTGATGTGATTCCAGTAACAATATTTGATATTAAATCAGATACTCGTAGTATTATAGCAAAACTTAAATTGTAATTTAAAAAAAATCTCTTATTTTTTTAAAAAAATAAAATACTTTTAAACAAGTTATACTAATGTAATACAAATTACGAGCACAATATATGAATATTTCAATTTTGGATTTATCTATATATATAAAGTTTCTTATAGGTTTGTGTGCTTTAGTCAATCCTATTGGAATGATACCTATTTTTACAACTATGACAAATGGTCAATCAATTCTAGAAAGAAAAAAAACTAATGTTATAGCTAATTTTTCGGCATCATTAATATTAATTATATCATTGTTTTTTGGAAGCGCTATTTTAAGTGCGTTTGGAATATCTATTAATTCTTTTCGTATTGCTGGTGGCATATTAATTATTAGCATAGCTTTTTCTATGATTAGTGGAGATTTTATAAATAAAATTAAAAGCACAAAAGAAAAACCAGACAATCAAAATTCAGCAAATATCAGCGTAATCCCCTTAGCAATGCCTTTAATTGCAGGGCCAGGAGCAATCAGTTCAACAATTGTTTGGAGTACTTATCATTCTAATTGGATGAGTTTATGTATATGTAGTGGTTTTATTGTTTTATTTTCATGTATATGTTGGCTATGTTTTCAAGCTGCGCCGTGTGTGGTAAATATTTTAGGACAAACAGGCATAAACATTATTACTCGTATTATGGGTTTATTGCTAATGTCACTGGGAATAGAATTTATTACTACTGGAATCATCACTATTTTTCCTGGATTATTACATTAAACTATTATGTACGTTGTCGTTAACAATACAAACATTATTTTTCGAAATTTAGGATTAGAAGATTATTCAATTATTTTTAAAAAAATGCATGATTTTTGTTTGTTACGTAACAGTGACACTTCTGATGAAATTTGGTTTGTTGAACATTATCCAACCTTTACAAAAGGATTATCTAATCAAGAAAAAAAAATAACGCACATTCATAATATACCTGTAATAAATACTAATAGAGGTGGGAATATTACTTATCATGCACCAGGACAACAAATATTATATTTTTTAATTGATTTAAAACGAAGAAATATTAACATTCGTCAACTAATCACAATTATGGAAAACATAGTGATAAAAACTTTAAATCAATTTTCTATTCCGGGATATCTTAAAGCACAATCACCAGGTATATATGTCAACGAAAAAAAAATTTGTTCCTTAGGATTACGTGTAACAAAACATTCTACTTTACATGGTTTAGCAATTAACGTAAATATGGATTTAACACCATTTAATTATATTCATCCCTGTGGAGATAAAAACATAATCATGACGCAAATCAAAGATTTTCACATAGATATAAAATTAAAAAATGTAAGAAATCTGTTAATGAAAATATCAAGAGATTATTTTAAATATTAATAAAAATTAATAATACAATTTTACTATTTTCATTATCCTTATGCCTAAGAAATGCAGTCATTAAAAATAAAAACATTTTACATAATACATTGTTTTATAAAAAAATAAAAAAAATAAAAATAATGAAAACTATACCGGTCAAAGTAAATCATTCTTTTAAAAAAACATTACTCAAACCTAATTGGATAAAAATTAAAGTACCTATTGATACATCTCGAATTCATATAATAAAAAATGCTCTTCGTAAAAATGGTTTACATTCTGTTTGTGAAGAAGCACAGTGTCCAAATCTATCTGAATGTTTTAATAATGGTACTGCAACTTTTATGATTCTTGGTTCAAAATGTACTCGAAACTGTACTTTTTGTGCTGTATCGCATGGAAAACCTGACATAGTAAACACAGAAGAACCTAAAAAGTTATCTAATACAATCTTCGATATGAATATTAGTTATGTTGTTATCACATCAGTAGTTCGCGATGATTTATATGATGGAGGTGCTAAACATTTTGTTGATTGTATTAAAGCTATTAGAGATAAAAATCAGGTAAAAATCGAAATATTAGTTCCAGATTTTCGAGGAAGAATTAAATTAGTT encodes the following:
- a CDS encoding YchE family NAAT transporter; protein product: MNISILDLSIYIKFLIGLCALVNPIGMIPIFTTMTNGQSILERKKTNVIANFSASLILIISLFFGSAILSAFGISINSFRIAGGILIISIAFSMISGDFINKIKSTKEKPDNQNSANISVIPLAMPLIAGPGAISSTIVWSTYHSNWMSLCICSGFIVLFSCICWLCFQAAPCVVNILGQTGINIITRIMGLLLMSLGIEFITTGIITIFPGLLH
- the lipB gene encoding lipoyl(octanoyl) transferase LipB: MYVVVNNTNIIFRNLGLEDYSIIFKKMHDFCLLRNSDTSDEIWFVEHYPTFTKGLSNQEKKITHIHNIPVINTNRGGNITYHAPGQQILYFLIDLKRRNINIRQLITIMENIVIKTLNQFSIPGYLKAQSPGIYVNEKKICSLGLRVTKHSTLHGLAINVNMDLTPFNYIHPCGDKNIIMTQIKDFHIDIKLKNVRNLLMKISRDYFKY
- the lipA gene encoding lipoyl synthase; translation: MKTIPVKVNHSFKKTLLKPNWIKIKVPIDTSRIHIIKNALRKNGLHSVCEEAQCPNLSECFNNGTATFMILGSKCTRNCTFCAVSHGKPDIVNTEEPKKLSNTIFDMNISYVVITSVVRDDLYDGGAKHFVDCIKAIRDKNQVKIEILVPDFRGRIKLVLDIFDHSLPDIFNHNIESIPRMYKSIRPGANYQRSLKLLEEFKKKYTNIPTKSGLMLGVGEKEKEVLQVIKDLYASGVTLLTIGQYLQPSDKHFPVQRYVLPREFQDLKAAALSIGFDHVFSGPLVRSSYHASFQSYLSFKKSS